One part of the Treponema sp. OMZ 787 genome encodes these proteins:
- a CDS encoding motility associated factor glycosyltransferase family protein — MSSISNKENLIYNAKLFFKRFPELCTALGLDSETGIKKFAERIPENYTLEDAKLKEKDKKIFTARINGKYLHSKYNPISEAEKNIALDFFKDRRAKDACVFYGLGLGYTQELYAKSNPQSSLIIIEPDLFVFFLFLQSRPLDDFFMHENLMLLLGLYPKDILDFFESKSFFDIPVFKIQSLIDVSPSWFSELEALKKRRNEKTNLNKNTLKKFGKLWLKNFLKNIGRTESLLGIKKIENIFSSYPALIIAAGPGLDNTINLVKENEDKFIIIAADTAVRACHRQGLKPDFILLMDAQYWNYLHLADLDISDSVLITESSVYPAVFRLKTAAGFLCTSMFPLAQYIEKTLGEKGKLVTGGSVATACWDFAKIIGCTEIIFAGLDLAFPDFQTHFKGSRFEEDVNSFSNRFFPSETASHLSLYSASPQLKEGYDGQVLSDKRMQMYAWWFESKIAEFPDIKTYNLLPHGLKIPNMPALKMEDFLIKAKSSPLSKKIKIDKMKALISLTSKKENDAAGSSLSSALKELSREFERTMKLAKEGMDICRNVLDSLQNGKHLEDSVIKKSVEKLNLIDEKIKTDKTNIIIGFDLLLDEDENKPIDGKSFTSVYEKSFLIYKKIYDTCAVNYPLKIKR, encoded by the coding sequence TTGAGCTCAATCTCGAATAAAGAAAATTTGATTTATAATGCAAAGCTTTTTTTTAAGCGTTTTCCCGAGCTCTGTACTGCCTTGGGCCTTGACTCCGAAACCGGTATTAAAAAATTTGCCGAAAGAATCCCTGAAAACTATACTCTCGAAGATGCAAAATTAAAAGAGAAAGATAAAAAGATTTTTACTGCACGCATAAACGGAAAATACCTTCATTCAAAATATAATCCAATAAGCGAAGCCGAAAAAAATATCGCCCTCGATTTTTTTAAAGATAGGAGGGCTAAAGATGCTTGTGTTTTTTACGGTCTCGGCTTGGGCTATACTCAGGAGCTTTATGCAAAAAGCAATCCTCAATCTTCGCTTATTATAATTGAGCCCGACCTTTTTGTTTTTTTTCTTTTTTTACAAAGCCGCCCCTTGGATGATTTTTTTATGCATGAAAATCTGATGCTTCTTTTAGGCCTTTACCCAAAAGACATCTTGGATTTTTTTGAAAGCAAATCTTTTTTTGATATTCCTGTTTTTAAAATTCAGTCTCTGATTGATGTAAGCCCTTCTTGGTTTTCAGAGCTTGAGGCCTTAAAAAAACGGCGGAACGAAAAGACAAATTTAAACAAAAATACATTAAAAAAATTCGGAAAACTTTGGCTTAAAAATTTTTTAAAAAATATCGGCCGAACCGAAAGTCTTTTAGGTATAAAAAAAATAGAAAATATTTTTTCTTCTTATCCCGCCTTGATAATTGCAGCGGGGCCGGGCTTAGACAATACCATAAATCTTGTAAAAGAAAATGAAGATAAATTTATAATCATTGCAGCTGATACGGCTGTAAGGGCCTGCCATAGACAGGGCCTAAAACCGGACTTTATTCTCTTAATGGATGCCCAATATTGGAACTATCTTCATCTTGCAGATCTTGATATTTCGGATTCGGTTCTTATTACCGAGTCTTCAGTATATCCCGCCGTTTTCCGTCTTAAAACGGCCGCCGGCTTTTTATGCACTTCCATGTTTCCTCTTGCTCAATACATCGAAAAAACTTTAGGAGAAAAGGGTAAGCTTGTTACGGGCGGCTCTGTTGCAACAGCATGCTGGGATTTTGCAAAGATTATTGGCTGTACCGAAATTATTTTTGCAGGTCTTGATTTGGCCTTTCCGGATTTTCAGACTCACTTTAAGGGGAGCCGCTTTGAGGAGGATGTAAATTCTTTTTCGAACCGTTTTTTTCCTTCTGAAACGGCTTCGCACCTAAGTCTTTATTCCGCCTCGCCTCAATTAAAAGAAGGCTATGATGGACAAGTTTTAAGCGACAAGAGAATGCAGATGTACGCTTGGTGGTTTGAAAGTAAGATTGCCGAATTCCCCGATATTAAAACCTATAATCTTTTGCCCCACGGCTTAAAAATCCCGAATATGCCGGCCCTAAAAATGGAAGATTTTTTGATTAAAGCGAAGTCTTCTCCGCTTTCAAAAAAAATAAAAATCGATAAGATGAAGGCTTTAATTAGTCTGACTTCTAAGAAAGAAAATGACGCAGCCGGTTCAAGCCTTTCCTCGGCCTTAAAAGAATTAAGCCGTGAGTTTGAAAGAACCATGAAACTTGCAAAAGAGGGTATGGATATATGCCGGAATGTTTTAGACTCCTTACAAAACGGAAAACATCTTGAAGATTCTGTCATAAAAAAAAGTGTAGAAAAACTAAACCTGATAGACGAAAAAATAAAGACCGATAAGACCAACATCATAATAGGTTTTGACCTCTTGCTTGATGAAGATGAAAATAAACCCATTGACGGTAAATCTTTTACCTCGGTTTATGAAAAAAGTTTTTTAATATACAAGAAGATATATGATACCTGTGCCGTTAATTATCCTTTAAAAATCAAAAGATAG
- a CDS encoding CPBP family intramembrane glutamic endopeptidase: MYFDKKTLKILFEFIFIFVIFVLPPILNNKTFTPPPQPEGFFYILIFISKIVFLAAYEEILYRIYLPYRIKSFYEKNSQNCKLAAVSEILPIIFFASAHRYLGIFNVLYAAAAGIIFRSLYVIIQNKFLAKCSLSNASIKAALCIILFHSVHNGIIYLLIFKG; this comes from the coding sequence ATGTATTTTGATAAGAAGACTCTCAAGATTTTATTTGAATTTATCTTTATTTTCGTAATTTTTGTTCTCCCGCCGATCTTAAATAACAAGACTTTTACGCCGCCGCCTCAGCCTGAAGGCTTCTTTTATATTTTAATCTTTATATCAAAGATAGTTTTTTTGGCAGCCTACGAAGAAATTTTATACCGAATATATTTGCCCTACAGGATAAAAAGTTTTTATGAAAAAAATTCCCAAAACTGCAAATTGGCGGCAGTCTCAGAAATATTGCCCATCATTTTTTTTGCTTCGGCTCACCGTTACTTAGGAATCTTTAATGTGCTTTATGCAGCGGCGGCAGGAATAATTTTTAGAAGTCTATATGTTATTATACAAAATAAATTTCTTGCAAAATGCAGCTTATCAAATGCATCGATAAAAGCGGCTCTTTGCATTATATTGTTCCACTCGGTTCATAACGGGATAATCTATCTTTTGATTTTTAAAGGATAA
- a CDS encoding PilZ domain-containing protein, whose product MYILIVFVIVFLLLMAFSFTLPGRKFLDSIRFFTEGKDRGFLFSNLLLLWRTANYVGLEDKSRLFWSVAALDECIRFIARQVENKLDADVSKKMQILLNKLYDYRTKIELEEVQKKRRLESTHEIYIGQICILFVPRETTVYGKLMANTKDELVFALFDASAERAEKVNWQNKAIKVYFWKQNDAGYVFTSESVKAKKIDDRIEISVKHSKKMLRTQKRKSVRASCDIEGLMFPLRAGDPYNADYETQGGVKSNVKDISEDGAMFFVRGKAAKGIRMKLQFKLKNTEIVMCGKIVRFVYDQPSNKSRIHFQCEFLDQRMKNAILSYIYNIAVDDNTEFISNILEEENNAFLDKDETLYDIAEDKGAV is encoded by the coding sequence ATGTATATTCTTATAGTTTTTGTTATTGTGTTTCTTTTATTAATGGCTTTCTCGTTTACTCTTCCCGGAAGAAAATTTTTGGACTCAATCCGCTTTTTTACCGAAGGGAAGGATAGGGGCTTTTTGTTTTCCAATCTTTTATTGTTGTGGCGTACAGCCAACTATGTCGGACTTGAAGATAAGTCCCGTCTTTTTTGGTCTGTTGCTGCCTTGGACGAATGTATACGATTTATTGCCCGTCAGGTTGAAAACAAGCTGGATGCAGATGTTTCCAAAAAAATGCAAATTTTACTTAACAAACTCTATGATTACCGTACAAAGATTGAACTGGAAGAGGTTCAAAAAAAGCGAAGACTGGAATCGACACATGAGATCTATATAGGCCAAATTTGTATTCTCTTTGTTCCTAGGGAAACGACAGTTTACGGAAAACTTATGGCGAACACAAAGGATGAGCTTGTGTTTGCCCTCTTTGATGCATCTGCAGAAAGGGCCGAAAAGGTTAATTGGCAAAATAAGGCTATAAAGGTTTATTTTTGGAAACAAAATGATGCTGGATATGTATTTACTTCCGAATCTGTGAAGGCAAAAAAAATAGATGACCGCATAGAAATTTCTGTTAAACATTCAAAAAAAATGCTGCGTACACAAAAAAGAAAATCGGTTCGGGCTTCATGCGATATTGAAGGCTTGATGTTTCCTCTTCGAGCCGGAGATCCTTATAATGCCGATTATGAAACTCAAGGCGGTGTAAAATCAAATGTAAAGGATATATCCGAAGACGGGGCCATGTTTTTTGTACGCGGCAAGGCTGCAAAGGGTATACGCATGAAACTGCAATTTAAGTTAAAGAATACCGAAATAGTAATGTGCGGCAAGATTGTCCGCTTTGTGTATGATCAGCCTTCCAATAAATCCCGAATTCATTTTCAATGCGAATTTTTAGATCAAAGAATGAAAAATGCTATTTTATCGTATATATATAATATAGCCGTGGATGATAATACCGAATTTATAAGCAATATTTTGGAAGAAGAAAATAATGCTTTTTTAGACAAAGATGAAACGCTGTATGATATTGCAGAAGATAAGGGGGCTGTATG